The following are encoded in a window of uncultured Ilyobacter sp. genomic DNA:
- a CDS encoding cache domain-containing protein has product MNLIKKIIKYKKSILILFAGFIFAVSLAFTILKNYEDLRDALLLNEQKHLLTIADTTAKSIESYFRSEERSTRILAQDTGFLRDFDYLKNNDARYSGESLKIYYKIGAPRVKSIQLLDSKGVILDEYPTESQDNISRDISNLEDVKKILANKEHSLSKVYFKNGDPFIYILQPIFLNGEFNGIIRCELSIDNIYKTFIENIKSGNKGYASVKDKDGTFLMHPKRSQIGNNVIDLRKSKYPDYDWSELERLFEKQRSGEKGVEVYHSVWVTDDDSGMVRKFNGYAQAYIGDTFWIVTISSDYDEVVSIIRKNYYYTVAIAILIVLSISISAAYIHNIREKKFNLEVKSMYLGEVKKLNTELEKDIEKRKLLARELVKSKNKYEAMFNSINDCVFVADFSNNSFENILEMNEKVYSRLKYSRSELLKMKYSDIDIGLSEDERQKILEKILDKKSVLYETEIRTKFNKKIPVEVSARLFKIEDRYRVILISRDISIRKMQEATVKRSEARFFNIVNKLATDMEGEDSDTSKIKLGKDLSNKKILLKLEKINIELEKMFKKEMDENKKKEALMIYQSRYAAMGEMVGNIAHQWRQPLSSLSLIISNIEDSFYYGDVEKEDVETLFKKSRMLINKMSETIDDFRYFFKPKTDKEEFSVKNIIKSTVELFSERMQHNGIECSINSEDDIKILGYPNQLSQVIINFINNSVDALLENRERERKIDILISREENNTVIEVNDNGGGIPEDVMKKIFEPYYSTKDKKNGTGIGLYMSQMIIEKNFGGTISVTNKNGGACMKIIIPMGGENQNAG; this is encoded by the coding sequence TTGAAAAACTATGAGGATCTGAGAGACGCCCTTCTTTTGAATGAGCAGAAGCATCTTCTGACAATTGCAGATACAACTGCAAAAAGCATAGAATCCTATTTTCGAAGCGAGGAGAGATCTACCAGAATTCTTGCCCAGGATACAGGTTTTTTGAGAGATTTTGACTATCTTAAAAATAATGATGCGAGATACTCTGGAGAATCTCTAAAGATATATTATAAAATAGGGGCTCCGAGAGTCAAATCAATACAACTGCTTGATTCTAAGGGTGTAATTTTGGATGAATATCCCACTGAATCACAGGACAATATATCAAGGGATATATCCAATTTGGAAGACGTAAAAAAAATCCTAGCGAATAAAGAGCATTCTTTAAGCAAGGTTTATTTTAAAAACGGAGACCCATTTATATATATATTGCAGCCTATTTTTCTCAACGGGGAGTTTAATGGGATCATAAGATGTGAGCTGAGCATCGACAATATATACAAAACATTTATAGAAAATATAAAATCTGGGAATAAGGGCTATGCATCTGTGAAAGACAAAGATGGAACTTTTCTAATGCATCCTAAGAGAAGCCAGATCGGAAATAATGTGATAGATCTCAGGAAATCCAAATATCCAGATTACGACTGGTCGGAGCTAGAGAGGCTTTTTGAAAAGCAAAGATCTGGGGAAAAAGGGGTAGAGGTCTATCATTCTGTGTGGGTTACAGATGATGACTCGGGCATGGTGAGAAAATTTAACGGATATGCCCAAGCGTATATAGGGGATACATTCTGGATAGTCACAATTTCTTCTGATTATGATGAGGTAGTAAGTATTATCAGAAAAAATTATTACTACACAGTTGCAATAGCAATACTCATCGTACTGAGTATAAGCATCTCAGCTGCATACATTCACAACATAAGGGAAAAGAAGTTCAATTTAGAGGTCAAGTCTATGTATCTCGGCGAGGTAAAAAAGCTAAACACAGAACTGGAAAAAGATATAGAGAAAAGAAAGCTGCTGGCAAGGGAGCTTGTGAAATCAAAAAACAAATACGAGGCGATGTTTAACAGCATCAATGATTGTGTATTTGTGGCAGATTTTAGCAACAACTCTTTTGAAAATATACTTGAAATGAATGAAAAAGTCTACAGCAGGCTGAAATACTCACGAAGTGAGCTGCTGAAGATGAAATATTCTGATATAGATATAGGCTTGTCGGAGGATGAAAGGCAAAAGATATTGGAAAAGATACTAGACAAAAAATCTGTTCTGTATGAGACAGAGATAAGAACAAAATTTAACAAGAAAATACCTGTGGAAGTGAGTGCAAGATTATTTAAAATTGAAGACAGATATAGGGTAATCCTTATATCTAGGGACATAAGCATCAGAAAAATGCAGGAAGCAACGGTAAAAAGAAGTGAGGCCAGATTTTTTAATATTGTAAATAAGCTGGCTACTGATATGGAAGGAGAAGACTCAGATACATCTAAAATAAAACTGGGAAAAGATCTGAGTAATAAAAAAATACTCCTGAAGCTGGAAAAAATAAATATTGAGCTGGAAAAAATGTTTAAAAAAGAGATGGACGAGAATAAAAAGAAAGAGGCACTCATGATATACCAGTCAAGATATGCAGCCATGGGAGAGATGGTAGGGAACATAGCCCACCAGTGGAGACAGCCGCTCAGTTCTTTATCCCTTATAATTTCAAATATAGAGGATTCGTTTTATTACGGCGATGTGGAAAAAGAGGATGTAGAAACTCTTTTTAAAAAATCAAGAATGCTCATAAATAAAATGTCTGAAACGATAGACGATTTCAGATATTTCTTTAAACCGAAAACAGACAAGGAAGAATTTTCTGTAAAAAACATCATAAAATCTACGGTGGAGCTATTCAGTGAAAGGATGCAGCATAACGGAATAGAGTGCAGCATAAACTCAGAGGATGATATCAAAATTTTGGGATATCCTAACCAGCTGTCCCAGGTGATAATTAACTTTATAAACAATTCTGTGGATGCCCTGCTGGAAAACCGCGAGAGAGAAAGAAAGATAGACATATTGATTTCTAGAGAAGAAAATAACACTGTGATAGAAGTAAATGACAACGGTGGCGGAATACCTGAAGATGTTATGAAAAAGATATTTGAGCCATATTATTCCACTAAGGACAAAAAAAATGGAACCGGAATAGGTCTCTATATGTCACAAATGATTATAGAAAAGAATTTCGGCGGTACAATCAGTGTGACCAATAAAAATGGTGGAGCGTGTATGAAAATAATTATTCCTATGGGTGGTGAAAATCAAAATGCTGGATAA
- a CDS encoding Na-translocating system protein MpsC family protein: protein MLDKTNLLIKYKVLYVEDDEIQRENLKIFLKRRVGKLYMAENGKEGLKLFNEQNPDIVITDLKMPVMDGIEMSKKIREKNKKCVIIITTAFSDVETVLGAMDIGIDKYILKPVDTAKLIEAMEDSALRLAGEEGDNLVLDDKIISDKKEKLEYENKLQIKIAYFIKSNTGKGPKSVKAFIKGNFIEIEANDPLTIYEKKLLEQSKNKSLVNFSREAFYNDRKDEIEKIIFEILGVKCNLERVTIDFKNNRDILIVSV, encoded by the coding sequence ATGCTGGATAAAACAAATTTATTGATTAAATATAAAGTTCTATATGTGGAAGATGACGAAATTCAGAGGGAAAACCTGAAAATATTTCTGAAAAGAAGAGTTGGAAAACTTTATATGGCTGAAAACGGTAAGGAGGGACTGAAACTTTTTAACGAGCAGAATCCAGACATAGTCATAACAGACCTCAAGATGCCTGTCATGGACGGAATAGAGATGAGTAAGAAAATAAGGGAAAAAAATAAAAAATGCGTAATAATAATAACAACTGCCTTTTCTGATGTGGAAACGGTGCTAGGCGCCATGGATATAGGTATAGATAAATACATACTGAAGCCCGTGGATACTGCCAAACTTATAGAGGCTATGGAAGACAGCGCTCTTCGTCTGGCAGGAGAAGAGGGGGATAATCTGGTACTGGATGATAAGATAATCTCCGATAAAAAAGAAAAACTGGAATATGAGAATAAACTCCAGATAAAAATAGCCTATTTTATAAAAAGCAATACCGGAAAAGGGCCTAAATCTGTAAAAGCCTTTATAAAAGGTAATTTTATAGAGATAGAGGCCAACGATCCTCTGACTATTTATGAGAAAAAACTACTGGAGCAAAGTAAAAATAAAAGCCTTGTAAATTTTAGCAGAGAGGCCTTCTACAATGACAGAAAAGATGAGATTGAAAAAATAATTTTTGAAATATTAGGTGTAAAATGTAATTTAGAAAGAGTGACTATAGATTTTAAGAATAACAGAGACATATTGATTGTTTCTGTGTAA